A window of Bacteroidales bacterium contains these coding sequences:
- a CDS encoding metal ABC transporter ATP-binding protein, whose protein sequence is MQYQNRYIELKEVTLTFDNRIILKGVNLTLNRGDFMLVEGANGGGKTSLIRVMLGLQKPTSGRVLYYDNGSQYETLAKERVGYLPQKNSLDLRFPISVREVVESGLMQEKNLTNSEVKERVDEMLSAMQLTVLQSRPIGEVSGGQFQRALFARAIISNPALLVLDEPTSYLDSSFTQKLYAILQQLSPSTTIVVVTHDNSAYTSSMANRVIYVGDRNIEER, encoded by the coding sequence ATGCAATATCAAAATAGATATATTGAACTAAAAGAGGTAACTCTCACTTTCGATAATAGAATAATATTAAAAGGTGTAAATTTAACTCTTAATAGAGGAGACTTTATGCTTGTGGAGGGAGCAAATGGAGGAGGAAAAACATCGCTTATAAGAGTAATGTTAGGATTGCAGAAACCAACAAGCGGTAGGGTGTTGTATTATGATAATGGTTCTCAATACGAAACACTCGCAAAAGAGAGGGTAGGGTATCTTCCTCAAAAGAACAGTTTGGATTTACGCTTCCCAATTTCGGTAAGAGAGGTGGTTGAGAGTGGCTTGATGCAGGAGAAGAATCTAACAAATAGCGAGGTTAAGGAGAGGGTGGATGAGATGCTCTCTGCTATGCAACTTACTGTTTTGCAATCTCGTCCCATAGGCGAAGTCTCAGGAGGACAATTTCAAAGGGCATTGTTTGCACGAGCAATAATCTCCAATCCGGCACTGCTTGTGTTGGATGAACCAACATCTTATTTGGATAGTTCGTTTACCCAAAAACTATACGCAATCTTACAGCAGTTATCACCCTCAACCACAATAGTGGTTGTAACGCACGACAATAGTGCATATACCAGTAGCATGGCAAATCGTGTAATTTATGTAGGGGATAGAAATATTGAGGAGAGGTAA
- a CDS encoding zinc ABC transporter substrate-binding protein, with amino-acid sequence MFKTKVVFLSLIVVVLSSCVADKGNRLPQVAVTILPQKYLLDKIVGDSIQVVCAIPQGGNPEEYATTPRQMKEIATSSLYFKVGELGFEKTTLPAIVKNISNIKVVDLSEGLDFITSECSHGGEEHSHSDPHYWTSPKGAKLMATNLYNAIVAFDNKNASYYTSNYMQLIHQLEALDREVNSILSAAQCRHFAIFHPSLSYFARDYNLQQLSLEESGKEMTPQRMQQVIEEAIEKGIKTVFIQNEFTPEQVKTFAQEIEASVVVINPLAYNFIEEIREIAYAISK; translated from the coding sequence ATGTTTAAAACAAAGGTAGTATTTCTATCCTTAATAGTAGTTGTATTATCAAGTTGTGTTGCTGATAAAGGTAATCGCCTCCCTCAAGTGGCGGTGACAATATTGCCACAAAAGTATCTGCTCGACAAGATAGTTGGAGATTCAATTCAAGTGGTGTGTGCTATACCTCAAGGAGGCAATCCCGAAGAGTATGCCACAACCCCTCGCCAAATGAAAGAGATTGCAACCTCTTCGCTCTATTTTAAAGTAGGAGAGTTGGGGTTTGAAAAGACAACACTGCCGGCGATAGTTAAAAATATCTCAAATATAAAGGTTGTAGATCTCTCTGAAGGGCTTGATTTTATAACCTCTGAATGTTCTCATGGAGGAGAGGAACATTCTCACTCTGACCCTCACTATTGGACTTCGCCCAAAGGTGCAAAGCTGATGGCAACAAATCTCTATAATGCTATTGTGGCGTTTGATAACAAAAATGCCTCATACTACACATCAAACTATATGCAGTTGATACATCAATTAGAGGCTCTTGATAGGGAAGTTAATTCAATTTTATCTGCTGCTCAATGTCGCCATTTTGCAATATTTCACCCCTCACTCTCCTATTTTGCAAGGGATTATAACTTGCAACAGTTGTCGCTCGAGGAGAGTGGCAAAGAGATGACTCCGCAACGTATGCAACAGGTAATTGAAGAGGCAATAGAGAAAGGAATAAAAACAGTATTCATTCAAAACGAGTTTACTCCCGAGCAGGTAAAAACATTCGCTCAAGAGATAGAGGCTTCGGTTGTTGTAATAAATCCATTGGCATATAACTTCATTGAAGAGATAAGAGAGATAGCATATGCAATATCAAAATAG
- a CDS encoding YfhO family protein, which yields MKRYFEKSLPCIISVLTIVAISIVYFSPEIFEGKVLFQGDTQQGIAIGQEAKAFNEATGETTRWTNSLFGGMPNFQISPSYENNKVLKVIEKIYSLGLPIPVSYIYIMAIGFFILLMVLNVKWYISLFGALAYAFSSYFFIIIAAGHIWKFITLAYIPPTIAGIILAYRGKYIKGALLAAFFGMMQIHANHIQMSYYSFLFILPLVIGYLIKAIQQKEYRRFTKATLSLVVAAVLAVCANLPSIYNTYEYSKETMRGKSELASESATEGEGGGLNIDYITQWSYGIDESWTLLIPNTKGGATGYISADKDAMKEAEPSLRQYVGQMNHYWGDQPFTAGPVYAGAIIMFLFLIGCFVVKGPIKWACIVASIISLLLSWGHNFMPLTEWFVNNVPLYDKFRTVSSILVVAEFAIPLLATLALKEIIENTQTLKEKMWKMYLPLALTAGVAFLFAVMPTLFFNFLSVQEEQMAISQPEYQMIFDELEEVRESIFTADAWRTFFFVILSALLLLLFINKKISTKLFAVAMLALVVVDMYPVNKRYLNGDNFVPKRKVKSAFQMTQADKDILQDKDPNYRVLNLTVDTYNDPTTSYHHKSIGGYSAAKLRRYDDLIKYQLSKGNISVINMLNTKYFITASESGEAVAVPNPDAMGNAWFVDEIEWVDGAKAEMEALNSFDERRTAIADNHFKNIIPAQIPQRSEGDTIYLTHYQPNKLNYKSVSQNGGYAVFSEIYFPWGWQITIDGEPAQMARVNYVLRGMSIPAGEHEIEFKFEPTSLKVNTAIAFASIAIIVLAGAYLIITSVRKREEECLKQR from the coding sequence ATGAAGAGATATTTTGAAAAATCATTACCCTGCATTATTTCTGTTCTCACAATAGTCGCAATATCAATTGTATATTTCTCTCCAGAGATTTTTGAGGGAAAGGTGCTGTTTCAGGGCGATACTCAACAGGGAATAGCAATCGGACAGGAAGCAAAGGCGTTCAACGAGGCAACAGGCGAAACTACACGTTGGACAAACTCGCTGTTTGGTGGAATGCCAAACTTTCAAATATCTCCTTCGTATGAAAACAATAAAGTTTTAAAAGTAATAGAAAAAATATATTCGTTAGGATTGCCAATACCAGTTTCCTACATATACATTATGGCAATAGGATTCTTTATTCTGTTGATGGTGTTAAATGTCAAGTGGTATATTTCGCTCTTTGGGGCATTGGCATACGCCTTTTCTTCATATTTCTTTATAATAATAGCGGCAGGACATATCTGGAAATTCATAACTCTTGCCTATATCCCACCCACAATAGCAGGAATAATATTGGCATATCGTGGCAAGTATATAAAAGGTGCTTTACTTGCAGCCTTCTTTGGAATGATGCAGATACACGCAAACCATATACAGATGAGTTACTACTCATTCTTGTTTATTCTGCCATTGGTAATAGGCTATCTGATAAAGGCAATACAACAAAAAGAGTATAGGCGCTTTACAAAGGCAACGCTCTCTCTTGTGGTTGCTGCGGTTCTTGCTGTTTGTGCAAATCTGCCAAGCATTTACAATACATACGAGTACTCAAAAGAGACAATGCGAGGTAAGTCGGAACTTGCATCTGAATCGGCAACTGAGGGTGAAGGGGGCGGATTAAACATTGACTATATAACCCAATGGAGTTACGGTATTGATGAGAGTTGGACTCTACTCATTCCAAATACAAAAGGAGGTGCAACAGGATATATATCAGCCGATAAGGATGCTATGAAAGAGGCTGAACCTTCGCTAAGACAATATGTGGGGCAGATGAATCACTATTGGGGAGATCAACCCTTTACCGCAGGTCCTGTATATGCAGGAGCAATAATAATGTTCCTCTTCTTAATAGGTTGCTTTGTGGTAAAAGGACCTATAAAGTGGGCTTGTATTGTGGCTTCAATAATATCATTACTTCTATCATGGGGACATAATTTTATGCCTCTTACTGAGTGGTTTGTAAATAATGTTCCTCTATATGACAAGTTCCGTACGGTATCAAGTATATTGGTAGTTGCCGAGTTTGCAATTCCACTATTGGCAACTCTTGCATTAAAAGAGATAATTGAAAATACTCAAACTCTAAAAGAGAAAATGTGGAAAATGTATTTGCCATTAGCATTAACAGCTGGGGTTGCGTTCTTGTTTGCTGTAATGCCAACTTTGTTTTTTAACTTTCTGTCGGTACAAGAAGAGCAAATGGCTATCTCTCAACCCGAATACCAAATGATTTTTGATGAGTTAGAGGAGGTGCGAGAATCAATATTTACTGCCGATGCGTGGCGAACATTCTTCTTTGTGATACTATCAGCTCTTCTATTGCTATTGTTTATAAATAAGAAAATATCAACAAAATTATTTGCAGTTGCAATGTTGGCATTAGTTGTAGTGGATATGTATCCAGTAAACAAACGCTATTTGAATGGCGATAACTTTGTTCCAAAACGCAAAGTAAAGAGTGCTTTCCAAATGACTCAAGCTGACAAAGATATATTGCAAGACAAAGATCCCAATTATAGGGTACTCAATTTAACGGTAGATACTTATAACGATCCAACAACTTCATATCATCACAAATCAATTGGTGGATATAGTGCGGCAAAACTTCGTAGATATGATGATCTTATAAAGTATCAGTTAAGCAAAGGTAATATCTCTGTTATAAATATGCTTAATACCAAATACTTTATAACAGCATCAGAGTCGGGCGAGGCTGTTGCAGTGCCAAACCCCGATGCTATGGGCAATGCTTGGTTTGTTGATGAGATAGAGTGGGTTGATGGAGCAAAAGCCGAAATGGAGGCGTTAAACTCTTTTGATGAAAGGAGAACTGCAATAGCCGATAACCACTTTAAAAATATAATACCTGCTCAAATACCTCAAAGGAGTGAGGGCGATACAATATACTTAACTCACTATCAACCGAACAAACTTAACTATAAATCCGTTTCTCAAAACGGAGGATATGCGGTATTCTCAGAGATATACTTCCCATGGGGATGGCAGATAACAATAGATGGAGAGCCTGCTCAAATGGCACGTGTAAACTATGTATTAAGGGGAATGAGTATCCCAGCAGGAGAGCATGAGATTGAGTTTAAATTTGAGCCAACCTCTCTGAAGGTAAATACAGCCATTGCGTTTGCCTCAATTGCCATAATAGTTTTAGCAGGGGCATATCTAATAATTACATCTGTTAGAAAAAGAGAAGAAGAATGTTTAAAACAAAGGTAG
- a CDS encoding ABC transporter permease, whose translation MLLSLKIAIRYLFSKKSHTAINAVSIVSVCGVAIATMAMICTLSVYNGFEEIISSLYSEIDPHLEVRAKAGKTLDTTAPEIKRLEEIDGVEAVTPVVEDNALALYGDKQQPVVIKGVPANYSKVNNIDAALIDGATMFADSLPYAVIGVGISNTLMVAPHFLSPIYLYAPKRKAKVNLINPSTSFNTRQVYCSGVFSISQAESDNKFVYVSIEVAKQLFDYTTEATLLEIKVTDEQNVEKIQKEVQKIVGEGYVVKDRIEQKAEAFSMMAIEKWITFFMLLFVLVISAFNIIASVSMLIIDKKENIKTLHNLGGKESFITKIFFNQGVLISFIGAVTGVLLGLLLSLVQQHFGILKMGANFIVEYYPVKVVWSDVLLVISVVVAVGVLIAWIPVKYINSKLIKNG comes from the coding sequence ATGCTCTTATCTCTGAAAATAGCGATACGTTACCTCTTCTCAAAAAAATCACACACTGCCATAAATGCAGTATCGATAGTATCGGTATGTGGAGTTGCAATTGCAACGATGGCTATGATATGTACCTTGTCGGTATATAATGGATTTGAAGAGATAATATCTTCGCTATATTCTGAGATTGATCCTCACTTAGAGGTTAGAGCAAAAGCAGGGAAAACATTAGATACAACCGCTCCTGAGATTAAACGTCTTGAGGAGATTGACGGAGTGGAGGCAGTTACCCCAGTTGTAGAAGATAATGCTCTTGCTCTATATGGTGACAAGCAACAACCCGTTGTTATAAAAGGAGTTCCTGCAAATTATTCAAAAGTAAACAATATTGATGCTGCATTAATTGACGGTGCAACCATGTTTGCCGACTCACTGCCCTATGCGGTAATTGGAGTTGGAATATCAAATACTCTGATGGTTGCTCCTCATTTTCTCTCGCCTATATACCTATATGCTCCAAAACGTAAGGCAAAAGTAAACTTGATAAACCCCTCAACATCGTTTAATACACGTCAAGTCTATTGCTCTGGAGTGTTTTCAATAAGTCAGGCCGAAAGCGACAATAAATTTGTATATGTGTCAATTGAGGTGGCAAAGCAACTGTTCGATTACACAACTGAGGCAACTCTGCTGGAGATAAAAGTGACAGATGAACAGAATGTTGAGAAGATACAGAAAGAGGTACAAAAGATTGTTGGCGAGGGGTATGTGGTAAAAGATAGAATAGAACAAAAAGCAGAGGCATTTTCAATGATGGCAATTGAAAAATGGATAACATTTTTTATGCTCTTGTTTGTTTTGGTGATATCGGCATTCAATATAATTGCTTCAGTGTCAATGCTGATAATTGATAAAAAAGAGAATATAAAAACCCTCCATAACTTAGGCGGTAAAGAGTCGTTTATAACAAAAATATTTTTTAATCAAGGAGTTCTGATCTCATTTATAGGGGCAGTGACAGGAGTTCTGTTAGGTTTACTGCTCTCTCTTGTGCAGCAACATTTTGGAATACTTAAGATGGGTGCAAACTTTATAGTTGAGTATTACCCTGTAAAAGTTGTATGGAGTGATGTTTTATTGGTAATATCGGTAGTGGTTGCTGTTGGAGTGCTGATTGCTTGGATACCGGTAAAATATATAAATTCAAAGTTGATAAAAAACGGATAA
- the rbfA gene encoding 30S ribosome-binding factor RbfA, whose product METTRQSKINRLLQKELGEIFLAETKKMPGTLVSVSIVRVSPDLSVAKIYLSVFPSEKAPEILEAVNNNAKSIRYELGGRVRYQLRKVPELTFFVDDSLDYIDNIDTLLNK is encoded by the coding sequence ATGGAAACAACAAGACAAAGTAAGATAAACAGATTATTACAAAAAGAGTTAGGAGAGATTTTCTTGGCAGAGACTAAAAAGATGCCGGGAACATTGGTCTCGGTAAGTATTGTAAGGGTAAGCCCCGATTTAAGTGTCGCAAAAATCTATTTGAGTGTCTTTCCATCGGAGAAGGCTCCTGAGATATTAGAGGCGGTAAATAACAATGCAAAGAGCATCAGATATGAGTTGGGCGGAAGAGTGCGTTACCAATTGCGCAAAGTACCCGAACTAACATTCTTTGTTGATGACTCGCTCGATTATATCGATAATATTGACACTCTCTTAAATAAATAA